A portion of the Anoplopoma fimbria isolate UVic2021 breed Golden Eagle Sablefish chromosome 15, Afim_UVic_2022, whole genome shotgun sequence genome contains these proteins:
- the rab3gap2 gene encoding rab3 GTPase-activating protein non-catalytic subunit isoform X3: protein MSCSLVEFCRLQELNAVRDHLFLSQRPEEEKTQTENELSWDTSDWEATWDSGDNKEEGAASATTVEEETTGQRAPWLQDCVVSLSPCSDLLVVAREQKAVFLSAKWRTDDSGREEMTLAVSWTGTLSTDDGECVSSSICIPLASQKRSSTGRPDWTCVVVGFTSGYVRFYTENGVLLLAQLLHEDPVLRLKCRTYEIPRHPGVTEQHEELSILYPAALVTIDGFSLFQSLRACRNQVARATAAGSDVIQPPPLAYKKWGLQDMDTIVDHSSVGIMTLCVFDQMKNASILGGFNASVKGNPPAMSQYVTVGGGPYTGFYYAVEGSTQPLLSHVALAVASKLTSALFSAASGWLGWNKHKNEEEAVQKQKPKVEPATALGIRFGLPDSRRHGESICLSPCNTLAGVTDDFGRVTLLDLARGIAIRMWKGYRDAQLGWLQVPEERVDREFSPSASLPRRHALFLVIYAPRRGILEVWGMQQGPRVGAFTVGKHCRLLYAGYRLMGVNSVTSKGWQLHTQQVCLLDPITGALRTVNIPFHLALSDKKSERAKDMHLIKRLTTILRSREVEPDILESEAKSVLLDIKHPAIKKQALESLLSNKNAPVSCLTNVTRALNETLKQQDPEEVDAALLQLCSSQLKLLQLYTDIQKLHSGADNEACSENQDSLEGMEDELSRIGPTLQRYAQLTARPSVSFAQDSPDTPMPARAFLSQMECTEDGGLRVVRGSETEWNHLGNFMFWGCLCGRSPLREVCDTLQQAGISPQQLLSLLLSVWLQREKEVLQKPEEAVRNLHTLLLALSDMKGAVEESWDTQSISPWWQQVRSTCIQSHNAAAALLAAFVAHRAAKASITSRGDSKLQSEWEAVSMELEQWVVCVRQLEDVLVLQTLLLVPPPQGAAGGAAAQCSIKTLLEGGTGGIADSVSKWVFRHSLAPERLKEILQRREDKEADEKLEQKDGQEGKEQEEKSQEDTDRTAELLVAVCQRFPHSLSPDLLFAHCCWEYVVQWNKDPEDGRYFWWAVEHLKLVSSPHIQLGISAMMWSTFIVKRFSAAAFLMEKVGKAPKDRLCRRDVGMGDKAVTSFLGCCVQLLQILMEADSAVEEVSAPELSVEEAWCGAEGPESLAELALEQRGVHYPLVQHHCLLASLLHAAMTFSLKVKPLSLFDSKGKNAFFRDLTTIQLMPSGDMDPGLVSLRQEFLLRVLTGWVQAIDDPSSSAPGSNSPSLPSTGPRADWWPSLCLELGPLLQVNPDILRRHIVCELYNQGLDPRAEEVMLEVEDKDVLGSQLLVLTGQRLSYSLLHSQSQTQAAMELLARLPPTLCTWLKAMDPSELRCPLVPLSQTSRLVGRLIEILPENHAQYSLALHLLEAVDVLTTED from the exons ATGTCCTGCAGCCTGGTGGAGTTCTGTCGGCTCCAGGAGCTCAACGCGGTCCGGGACCACCTGTTCCTCAGCCAGAGACCCGAGGAGGAGAAGACTCAGACGG AAAATGAGTTGTCCTGGGATACTTCGGACTGGGAGGCGACATGGGATAGTGGAGACAACAAGGAAGAGGGAGCCGCTTCTGCCACAACG gtggaggaggagaccaCAGGGCAGAGGGCACCCTGGCTGCAGGACTGTGTAGTGTCCCTGTCGCCCTGCTCTGACCTGCTAGTAGTGGCCCGCGAACAGAAGGCCGTCTTTCTCTCAG CTAAGTGGCGTACAGATGACAGCGGCAGAGAGGAGATGACCTTGGCTGTGTCTTGGACTGGAACCCTTAGCACTGACGATGG AGAGTGTGTGAGCAGCTCTATCTGTATACCATTGGCAAGCCAGAAGAG gagctCCACAGGACGGCCTGATTGGACATGTGTAGTTGTGGGTTTCACTTCCGGCTATGTCCGTTTCTACACAGAG AACGGGGTTCTCCTCCTGGCCCAGCTGCTGCACGAGGACCCTGTGTTGAGGCTCAAGTGTCGCACATACGAGATCCCCCGTCATCCTGGAGTAACTGAGCAG CATGAAGAGTTAAGCATCCTCTACCCCGCCGCTCTGGTCACTATTGACGGCTTCAGCCTCTTTCAGTCTCTGCGTGCCTGCAGGAACCAAGTGGCAAGAG CGACAGCAGCAGGTAGTGATGTGATCCAACCTCCTCCCCTGGCATATAAGAAGTGGGGTCTGCAGGACATGGACACCATTGTGGACCACAGTAGTGTGG GCATCATgacgctgtgtgtgtttgaccagaTGAAGAATGCATCTATCCTGGGGGGGTTTAATGCGTCAGTCAAGGGCAACCCCCCCGCCATGAGCCAGTATGTGACTGTGGGAGGTGGCCCGTACACAGGCTTTTACTATGCTGTagag GGAAGCacccagcctctcctctctcacgTGGCTCTCGCTGTGGCCAGTAAACTCACCTCAGCCCTCTTCAGTGCTGCCAG TGGGTGGCTAGGTTGGAACAAGCATAAGAATGAAGAGGAGGCTGTCCAGAAACAGAAGCCCAAGGTGGAGCCTGCAACTGCTTTGGGGATCAG ATTCGGTCTTCCAGACTCCCGTCGCCACGGCGAGTCCATATGTCTGTCCCCCTGCAACACGCTGGCGGGAGTGACGGATGACTTTGGTCGAGTCACACTGCTGGACTTGGCCCGGGGCATCGCCATCCGCATGTGGAAAG GTTACCGAGATGCTCAACTGGGTTGGCTGCAGGTCCCGGAGGAGCGAGTTGATCGGGAGTTCTCCCCGTCGGCCTCCCTTCCCAGACGCCATGCTTTGTTCCTGGTCATCTACGCACCCCGCAGGGGAATCCTGGAGGTGTGGGGGATGCAGCAGGGGCCTCGAGTTGGAGCCTTCACTGTGGGCAAACACTGCCG GTTGCTGTACGCTGGCTACCGTCTGATGGGGGTGAACAGTGTGACCAGTAAGGGCTGGCAGCTCCACACCCAGCAGGTGTGTCTGCTGGATCCCATTACAGGAGCATTGAGGACAGTGAACATCCCCTTCCACCTGGCCCTCAG TGACAAGAAAAGCGAGCGAGCCAAGGACATGCACCTGATAAAACGACTGACTACTATActgaggagcagagaggtggAGCCTG acatTTTGGAGAGCGAAGCCAAAAGTGTGCTGCTGGATATCAAACACCCTGCCATAAAGAAGCAG GCTTTGGAGTCTCTGCTGTCAAACAAGAATGCTCCTGTCTCATGTCTTACCAACGTCACACGCGCCTTAAATGAAACTCTGAAGCAACAAG ACCCTGAGGAAGTGGATGCAGCATTACTCCAGCTCTGCTCCTCACAGCTGAAATTGCTTCAGCTCTACACCGACATCCAGAAACTGCACTCTGGTGCAGACAATGAGGCCTGCTCtgaaaat CAGGACTCCCTCGAAGGCATGGAGGATGAATTGTCCCGCATTGGCCCCACCCTGCAACGCTACGCCCAGCTCACCGCGAGACCAAGTGTTTCCTTCGCTCAGGACTCACCCGACACACCCATGCCAGCCCGAGCCTTTCTCTCGCAGATGGAGTGCACCGAGGATGGGGGGTTGAGGGTCGTCCGCGGCTCTGAAACGGAATGGAATCATCTAG GGAACTTTATGTTCTGGGGTTGTCTGTGTGGAAGGAGCCCTCTTCGTGAAGTCTGTGACACACTGCAGCAGGCTGGCATCAGTCCTCAGCAGCTACTG TCTCTGTTGCTAAGTGTGTGGCTgcaaagagagaaggaggtgcTACAGAAACCAGAAGAGGCCGTTAGAAATCTACACACGCTACTCCTCGCCCTCAGCGACATGAAag GAGCGGTTGAGGAGTCATGGGACACGCAGTCCATCTCTCCCTGGTGGCAGCAAGTTCGCTCTACATGTATCCAGTCCCACAATGCTGCCGCTGCTCTGCTGGCCGCCTTCGTTGCTCACCGTGCTGCCAAGGCGAGCATCACAAGCCGAGGTGACAGCAAG TTGCAGTCAGAGTGGGAGGCGGTGTCCATGGAGCTGGAGCAGTGGGTGGTGTGTGTTCGCCAGCTGGAGGACGTGCTGGTGCTGCAGACTCTGCTGCTGGTGCCTCCACCTCAGGgagcagcagggggcgctgcagCACAGTGCTCCATCAAGACGCTGCTGGAGGGAGGCACAG GTGGCATTGCCGACAGTGTGTCCAAGTGGGTGTTCAGACACAGTTTGGCCCCTGAGCGACTGAAGGAAATCCTCCAAAGGAGAGAAGACAAAGAGGCAGATGAAAAACTAGAGCAGAAGGATGGACAAGAAggaaaggagcaggaggagaagagccAAGAGGACACAGACAGGACAGCAG AGCTGTTGGTGGCAGTGTGCCAGCGGTTCCCACACTCCCTCTCACCTGACCTGCTCTTCGCCCACTGCTGCTGGGAATATGTAGTGCAGTGGAACAAAGACCCCGAG GATGGCCGATACTTCTGGTGGGCTGTTGAGCATTTGAAGCTGGTCTCCAGTCCGCATATCCAACTAG GTATTTCTGCGATGATGTGGAGCACGTTTATTGTCAAACGTTTCTCAGCAGCAGCCTTCCTGATGGAGAAG GTGGGGAAGGCACCCAAAGATCGCTTATGTAGACGG GATGTCGGGATGGGAGACAAAGCCGTGACGTCGTTCCTGGGCTGCTGCGTCCAGCTGCTGCAGATCCTCATGGAG gcGGACTCGGCGGTGGAGGAGGTTTCCGCCCCGGAGCTGTCGGTGGAGGAGGCGTGGTGCGGGGCTGAAGGCCCTGAGTCCCTCGCTGAACTGGCTCTGGAGCAGAGAGGCGTCCACTACCCGCTGGTGCAACACCACTGCCTGTTAGCTTCCCTGCTACATGCCGCTATGACCTTCAGTCTGAAGGTCAAACCACTCAGCCTGTTTGACAGCAAG GGTAAGAATGCTTTCTTCAGAGATCTGACAACCATTCAGTTGATGCCCAGTGGAGACATGGACCCAGGCCTGGTCTCGCTACGACAAGAG TTCCTCCTCCGGGTGCTGACCGGCTGGGTGCAGGCTATAGATGATCCTTCCAGCTCAGCCCCGGGCTCCAATTCCCCCTCTTTGCCATCTACTGGCCCCAGGGCTGACTGGTGGCCCTCGCTGTGTCTGGAGCTGGGCCCCCTGCTACAGGTCAACCCCGACATCCTGAGGCGGCACATCGTCTGCGAGCTCTACAACCAGGGTCTGGACCCCCGGGCTGAAGAG GTGATGTTAGAGGTGGAGGATAAAGATGTGCTGGGCTCCCAGCTGCTGGTGCTGACTGGCCAGAGGCTGAGTTACTCGCTGCTCCACAGCCAGAGCCAGACGCAAGCTGCCATGGAGCTGCTGGCCCGCCTGCCCCCCACCCTCTGCACGTGGCTCAAGGCTATG gaCCCCAGTGAGCTGCGGTGCCCCCTGGTCCCCCTGTCCCAGACCAGCAGGCTGGTCGGCCGTCTGATTGAAATCCTGCCGGAGAACCACGCCCAGTACAGCCTGGCCCTGCACCTTCTGGAGGCTGTGGATGTCCTCACCACTGAGGACTGA
- the rab3gap2 gene encoding rab3 GTPase-activating protein non-catalytic subunit isoform X1, protein MSCSLVEFCRLQELNAVRDHLFLSQRPEEEKTQTENELSWDTSDWEATWDSGDNKEEGAASATTVEEETTGQRAPWLQDCVVSLSPCSDLLVVAREQKAVFLSAKWRTDDSGREEMTLAVSWTGTLSTDDGECVSSSICIPLASQKRSSTGRPDWTCVVVGFTSGYVRFYTENGVLLLAQLLHEDPVLRLKCRTYEIPRHPGVTEQHEELSILYPAALVTIDGFSLFQSLRACRNQVARATAAGSDVIQPPPLAYKKWGLQDMDTIVDHSSVGIMTLCVFDQMKNASILGGFNASVKGNPPAMSQYVTVGGGPYTGFYYAVEGSTQPLLSHVALAVASKLTSALFSAASGWLGWNKHKNEEEAVQKQKPKVEPATALGIRFGLPDSRRHGESICLSPCNTLAGVTDDFGRVTLLDLARGIAIRMWKGYRDAQLGWLQVPEERVDREFSPSASLPRRHALFLVIYAPRRGILEVWGMQQGPRVGAFTVGKHCRLLYAGYRLMGVNSVTSKGWQLHTQQVCLLDPITGALRTVNIPFHLALSDKKSERAKDMHLIKRLTTILRSREVEPDILESEAKSVLLDIKHPAIKKQALESLLSNKNAPVSCLTNVTRALNETLKQQDPEEVDAALLQLCSSQLKLLQLYTDIQKLHSGADNEACSENQDSLEGMEDELSRIGPTLQRYAQLTARPSVSFAQDSPDTPMPARAFLSQMECTEDGGLRVVRGSETEWNHLGNFMFWGCLCGRSPLREVCDTLQQAGISPQQLLSLLLSVWLQREKEVLQKPEEAVRNLHTLLLALSDMKGAVEESWDTQSISPWWQQVRSTCIQSHNAAAALLAAFVAHRAAKASITSRGDSKLQSEWEAVSMELEQWVVCVRQLEDVLVLQTLLLVPPPQGAAGGAAAQCSIKTLLEGGTGGIADSVSKWVFRHSLAPERLKEILQRREDKEADEKLEQKDGQEGKEQEEKSQEDTDRTAELLVAVCQRFPHSLSPDLLFAHCCWEYVVQWNKDPEDGRYFWWAVEHLKLVSSPHIQLGISAMMWSTFIVKRFSAAAFLMEKVGKAPKDRLCRRDVGMGDKAVTSFLGCCVQLLQILMEVTGVLVKNQSHLSYIDYYADSAVEEVSAPELSVEEAWCGAEGPESLAELALEQRGVHYPLVQHHCLLASLLHAAMTFSLKVKPLSLFDSKGKNAFFRDLTTIQLMPSGDMDPGLVSLRQEFLLRVLTGWVQAIDDPSSSAPGSNSPSLPSTGPRADWWPSLCLELGPLLQVNPDILRRHIVCELYNQGLDPRAEEVMLEVEDKDVLGSQLLVLTGQRLSYSLLHSQSQTQAAMELLARLPPTLCTWLKAMDPSELRCPLVPLSQTSRLVGRLIEILPENHAQYSLALHLLEAVDVLTTED, encoded by the exons ATGTCCTGCAGCCTGGTGGAGTTCTGTCGGCTCCAGGAGCTCAACGCGGTCCGGGACCACCTGTTCCTCAGCCAGAGACCCGAGGAGGAGAAGACTCAGACGG AAAATGAGTTGTCCTGGGATACTTCGGACTGGGAGGCGACATGGGATAGTGGAGACAACAAGGAAGAGGGAGCCGCTTCTGCCACAACG gtggaggaggagaccaCAGGGCAGAGGGCACCCTGGCTGCAGGACTGTGTAGTGTCCCTGTCGCCCTGCTCTGACCTGCTAGTAGTGGCCCGCGAACAGAAGGCCGTCTTTCTCTCAG CTAAGTGGCGTACAGATGACAGCGGCAGAGAGGAGATGACCTTGGCTGTGTCTTGGACTGGAACCCTTAGCACTGACGATGG AGAGTGTGTGAGCAGCTCTATCTGTATACCATTGGCAAGCCAGAAGAG gagctCCACAGGACGGCCTGATTGGACATGTGTAGTTGTGGGTTTCACTTCCGGCTATGTCCGTTTCTACACAGAG AACGGGGTTCTCCTCCTGGCCCAGCTGCTGCACGAGGACCCTGTGTTGAGGCTCAAGTGTCGCACATACGAGATCCCCCGTCATCCTGGAGTAACTGAGCAG CATGAAGAGTTAAGCATCCTCTACCCCGCCGCTCTGGTCACTATTGACGGCTTCAGCCTCTTTCAGTCTCTGCGTGCCTGCAGGAACCAAGTGGCAAGAG CGACAGCAGCAGGTAGTGATGTGATCCAACCTCCTCCCCTGGCATATAAGAAGTGGGGTCTGCAGGACATGGACACCATTGTGGACCACAGTAGTGTGG GCATCATgacgctgtgtgtgtttgaccagaTGAAGAATGCATCTATCCTGGGGGGGTTTAATGCGTCAGTCAAGGGCAACCCCCCCGCCATGAGCCAGTATGTGACTGTGGGAGGTGGCCCGTACACAGGCTTTTACTATGCTGTagag GGAAGCacccagcctctcctctctcacgTGGCTCTCGCTGTGGCCAGTAAACTCACCTCAGCCCTCTTCAGTGCTGCCAG TGGGTGGCTAGGTTGGAACAAGCATAAGAATGAAGAGGAGGCTGTCCAGAAACAGAAGCCCAAGGTGGAGCCTGCAACTGCTTTGGGGATCAG ATTCGGTCTTCCAGACTCCCGTCGCCACGGCGAGTCCATATGTCTGTCCCCCTGCAACACGCTGGCGGGAGTGACGGATGACTTTGGTCGAGTCACACTGCTGGACTTGGCCCGGGGCATCGCCATCCGCATGTGGAAAG GTTACCGAGATGCTCAACTGGGTTGGCTGCAGGTCCCGGAGGAGCGAGTTGATCGGGAGTTCTCCCCGTCGGCCTCCCTTCCCAGACGCCATGCTTTGTTCCTGGTCATCTACGCACCCCGCAGGGGAATCCTGGAGGTGTGGGGGATGCAGCAGGGGCCTCGAGTTGGAGCCTTCACTGTGGGCAAACACTGCCG GTTGCTGTACGCTGGCTACCGTCTGATGGGGGTGAACAGTGTGACCAGTAAGGGCTGGCAGCTCCACACCCAGCAGGTGTGTCTGCTGGATCCCATTACAGGAGCATTGAGGACAGTGAACATCCCCTTCCACCTGGCCCTCAG TGACAAGAAAAGCGAGCGAGCCAAGGACATGCACCTGATAAAACGACTGACTACTATActgaggagcagagaggtggAGCCTG acatTTTGGAGAGCGAAGCCAAAAGTGTGCTGCTGGATATCAAACACCCTGCCATAAAGAAGCAG GCTTTGGAGTCTCTGCTGTCAAACAAGAATGCTCCTGTCTCATGTCTTACCAACGTCACACGCGCCTTAAATGAAACTCTGAAGCAACAAG ACCCTGAGGAAGTGGATGCAGCATTACTCCAGCTCTGCTCCTCACAGCTGAAATTGCTTCAGCTCTACACCGACATCCAGAAACTGCACTCTGGTGCAGACAATGAGGCCTGCTCtgaaaat CAGGACTCCCTCGAAGGCATGGAGGATGAATTGTCCCGCATTGGCCCCACCCTGCAACGCTACGCCCAGCTCACCGCGAGACCAAGTGTTTCCTTCGCTCAGGACTCACCCGACACACCCATGCCAGCCCGAGCCTTTCTCTCGCAGATGGAGTGCACCGAGGATGGGGGGTTGAGGGTCGTCCGCGGCTCTGAAACGGAATGGAATCATCTAG GGAACTTTATGTTCTGGGGTTGTCTGTGTGGAAGGAGCCCTCTTCGTGAAGTCTGTGACACACTGCAGCAGGCTGGCATCAGTCCTCAGCAGCTACTG TCTCTGTTGCTAAGTGTGTGGCTgcaaagagagaaggaggtgcTACAGAAACCAGAAGAGGCCGTTAGAAATCTACACACGCTACTCCTCGCCCTCAGCGACATGAAag GAGCGGTTGAGGAGTCATGGGACACGCAGTCCATCTCTCCCTGGTGGCAGCAAGTTCGCTCTACATGTATCCAGTCCCACAATGCTGCCGCTGCTCTGCTGGCCGCCTTCGTTGCTCACCGTGCTGCCAAGGCGAGCATCACAAGCCGAGGTGACAGCAAG TTGCAGTCAGAGTGGGAGGCGGTGTCCATGGAGCTGGAGCAGTGGGTGGTGTGTGTTCGCCAGCTGGAGGACGTGCTGGTGCTGCAGACTCTGCTGCTGGTGCCTCCACCTCAGGgagcagcagggggcgctgcagCACAGTGCTCCATCAAGACGCTGCTGGAGGGAGGCACAG GTGGCATTGCCGACAGTGTGTCCAAGTGGGTGTTCAGACACAGTTTGGCCCCTGAGCGACTGAAGGAAATCCTCCAAAGGAGAGAAGACAAAGAGGCAGATGAAAAACTAGAGCAGAAGGATGGACAAGAAggaaaggagcaggaggagaagagccAAGAGGACACAGACAGGACAGCAG AGCTGTTGGTGGCAGTGTGCCAGCGGTTCCCACACTCCCTCTCACCTGACCTGCTCTTCGCCCACTGCTGCTGGGAATATGTAGTGCAGTGGAACAAAGACCCCGAG GATGGCCGATACTTCTGGTGGGCTGTTGAGCATTTGAAGCTGGTCTCCAGTCCGCATATCCAACTAG GTATTTCTGCGATGATGTGGAGCACGTTTATTGTCAAACGTTTCTCAGCAGCAGCCTTCCTGATGGAGAAG GTGGGGAAGGCACCCAAAGATCGCTTATGTAGACGG GATGTCGGGATGGGAGACAAAGCCGTGACGTCGTTCCTGGGCTGCTGCGTCCAGCTGCTGCAGATCCTCATGGAGGTGACTGGAGTGTTGGTTAAAAATCAGAGCCATTTGTCTTATATTGATTACTAT gcGGACTCGGCGGTGGAGGAGGTTTCCGCCCCGGAGCTGTCGGTGGAGGAGGCGTGGTGCGGGGCTGAAGGCCCTGAGTCCCTCGCTGAACTGGCTCTGGAGCAGAGAGGCGTCCACTACCCGCTGGTGCAACACCACTGCCTGTTAGCTTCCCTGCTACATGCCGCTATGACCTTCAGTCTGAAGGTCAAACCACTCAGCCTGTTTGACAGCAAG GGTAAGAATGCTTTCTTCAGAGATCTGACAACCATTCAGTTGATGCCCAGTGGAGACATGGACCCAGGCCTGGTCTCGCTACGACAAGAG TTCCTCCTCCGGGTGCTGACCGGCTGGGTGCAGGCTATAGATGATCCTTCCAGCTCAGCCCCGGGCTCCAATTCCCCCTCTTTGCCATCTACTGGCCCCAGGGCTGACTGGTGGCCCTCGCTGTGTCTGGAGCTGGGCCCCCTGCTACAGGTCAACCCCGACATCCTGAGGCGGCACATCGTCTGCGAGCTCTACAACCAGGGTCTGGACCCCCGGGCTGAAGAG GTGATGTTAGAGGTGGAGGATAAAGATGTGCTGGGCTCCCAGCTGCTGGTGCTGACTGGCCAGAGGCTGAGTTACTCGCTGCTCCACAGCCAGAGCCAGACGCAAGCTGCCATGGAGCTGCTGGCCCGCCTGCCCCCCACCCTCTGCACGTGGCTCAAGGCTATG gaCCCCAGTGAGCTGCGGTGCCCCCTGGTCCCCCTGTCCCAGACCAGCAGGCTGGTCGGCCGTCTGATTGAAATCCTGCCGGAGAACCACGCCCAGTACAGCCTGGCCCTGCACCTTCTGGAGGCTGTGGATGTCCTCACCACTGAGGACTGA